In a single window of the Methanolobus psychrophilus R15 genome:
- a CDS encoding diamine acetyltransferase, giving the protein MSEITDNRQLKIRQANEGDVALIMRFVRAIAEFENLSDHVVSTEDSLRKHLFRERPYAEAVIAELGKEPAGFAMFFHNFSSFLGRPGLYIEDIYVYPEYRSNGIGRALMKHCAQVALERDCIRMEWSSLDWNPARRFYEHLGAQGHAEWIMYRLEGRNLSELADERE; this is encoded by the coding sequence ATGAGTGAGATTACAGATAACCGGCAACTAAAAATAAGGCAGGCCAATGAAGGCGATGTGGCATTGATCATGCGATTTGTACGTGCGATTGCAGAGTTTGAGAACCTCAGCGATCATGTAGTTTCAACTGAGGATTCCTTACGAAAACATCTCTTCAGGGAAAGACCGTATGCAGAGGCAGTGATAGCCGAATTGGGAAAAGAGCCTGCAGGGTTTGCAATGTTCTTCCACAATTTTTCCTCTTTCTTAGGCAGGCCTGGTTTGTACATAGAGGATATCTATGTATATCCTGAATACAGGAGCAACGGTATTGGCAGGGCACTAATGAAACACTGCGCCCAGGTTGCCCTTGAAAGGGATTGCATCAGGATGGAATGGAGTTCACTGGACTGGAACCCTGCCAGGAGGTTCTATGAGCATTTGGGAGCGCAGGGTCATGCAGAGTGGATAATGTACCGTCTTGAAGGCAGGAACCTGTCCGAACTTGCAGATGAAAGGGAATAA
- the glnQ gene encoding glutamine transporter, ATP-binding protein, whose product MLFDEPTSALDPEMVGEVLGVMKDLAQMGMTMTVVTHEMGFAREVGDRVLFMDNGMIVEEGTTEDIFLHAKHERTKYFLSKIL is encoded by the coding sequence ATGCTTTTTGATGAGCCTACATCTGCACTTGATCCTGAGATGGTGGGAGAGGTCCTTGGAGTGATGAAAGACCTTGCACAGATGGGCATGACCATGACAGTAGTAACTCATGAGATGGGATTTGCCCGAGAGGTCGGCGACCGCGTTCTGTTCATGGATAACGGTATGATTGTGGAAGAAGGCACGACTGAGGATATATTCTTACATGCAAAACATGAAAGAACAAAGTATTTCCTGAGCAAGATCCTTTGA
- a CDS encoding bifunctional deaminase-reductase-like protein produces the protein MSRKIVYIATSLDGFIARKNGDTDWLEEDPSYDYYNEFIKNVEIILMGATTYEKVMSFGIDWPYPEKMSYVFTHKKYTDESKIKFKDEDISSFMKKLQAETTGDIWIMGGSNLINQFLRKGLVDEIVIGIQPIILGEGIPLFTQPDEIRLELTKVSSYDKGMIQVHYNVTG, from the coding sequence ATGAGCCGGAAAATCGTTTACATTGCTACCAGCCTTGACGGTTTTATCGCAAGAAAGAATGGCGATACCGATTGGTTGGAAGAAGACCCTTCTTATGACTACTACAATGAATTCATCAAAAATGTCGAGATCATTCTGATGGGTGCCACTACTTATGAAAAGGTGATGTCCTTTGGGATTGACTGGCCTTATCCGGAAAAAATGTCGTATGTGTTCACTCATAAGAAATACACAGATGAGAGTAAAATCAAGTTCAAGGATGAGGACATAAGTTCTTTCATGAAAAAGCTCCAGGCTGAGACCACGGGTGACATCTGGATAATGGGAGGAAGCAACCTGATTAATCAATTCCTTAGAAAAGGCCTAGTGGACGAGATCGTAATAGGTATCCAGCCAATAATTCTGGGAGAAGGAATCCCTTTGTTCACTCAACCGGATGAGATCAGACTGGAGCTGACTAAGGTCAGTTCGTATGACAAAGGGATGATTCAGGTTCATTATAATGTGACCGGATAG